A window from Theropithecus gelada isolate Dixy chromosome 1, Tgel_1.0, whole genome shotgun sequence encodes these proteins:
- the LOC112608172 gene encoding LOW QUALITY PROTEIN: putative protein FAM231BP (The sequence of the model RefSeq protein was modified relative to this genomic sequence to represent the inferred CDS: inserted 1 base in 1 codon): MGSSKGLWKERPSAHISECFSTTACPVAFILLVWNSQTPAGLQSLCTGRHPSLSARAQWAGPQASREEATFWTECVGQEQRLIHSGSSQNESQEDQGADLIFHSGLKADKPRESSTWANEVEDRRLQXTPALNLSPSHPHPPRPLTTFLRSVIGIQIPPVLVAAGGTVA; the protein is encoded by the exons ATGGGGTCTTCAAAGGGACTATGGAAAGAGAGGCCTTCAGCCCACATCTCTGAATGCTTTTCCACCACAGCATGCCCTGTGGCCTTTATCCTGCTGGTGTGGAACAGTCAGACCCCTGCAGGGCTGCAGAGCCTCTGTACCGGGCGGCATCCCAGCCTGAGTGCCAGAGCTCAGTGGGCAGGCCCCCAAGCAAGTAGAGAGGAGGCCACCTTTTGGACAGAATGTGTGGGACAAGAGCAACGGCTCATCCATTCAGGTTCCTCACAAAATGAGAGTCAGGAAGATCAGGGCGCAGACCTGATTTTCCACTCAGGGCTGAAAGCAGACAAACCGAGGGAGAGCAGCACCTGGGCCAATGAGGTAGAAGACAGAAGACTAC GTACTCCTGCCCTCAACCTCAGCCCCTCCCACCCACATCCTCCACGCCCCCTGACCACCTTCCTCAGAAGTGTAATAGGAATCCAGATTCCCCCTGTCCTGGTTGCTGCGGGAGGTACAGTGGCCTGa